CCGAAGATTTTGGTAGCGTAGACACATTTAAGCAAGAGTTCAAACAGGCTGGTGCCACTCAATTTGGCAGTGGTTGGGCTTGGCTGGTACTGGATAACAATGGCAAGTTGAAAGTAACCAAAACACCCAATGCTATTAACCCCATTGCTTTGGGAGAAACGCCCTTGCTAACTTGCGATGTTTGGGAACATGCTTATTACTTGGACTATCAAAATCGCAAGCCCGATTTCATCGACACCTTTTTGAATAATTTGGTTAACTGGGAATTTGTCGCCCAGCAAATGGAATCAGCACGTCAAAAAGCTAGTGTCTAATATCCTTCTTTAAAAAGAAGCACCATTTGGCAGGGGAGTGCCCCCTGCCAGTTTGCGTTCAAAAACCATTGGCAAAACTGTCAAAACTTTTGATAAAAAAAACGCGCTAGCATATCATTTCCAATTCAATTCGTTCAACAATCAAAAATCTATGCCAGAAGTTTTATACCCGAAATTCAAAGGCGAACATCCTATCGACGTTCTGGTTTTTTTGGAACGTTTGGCACAAAGACACGGTATGGAACCGCAAGACCACATTCTCTGGAAGCGAGATACTAATGAAATCTTTGTATCGAAAAAGTTGCTAGCCAGGGACCGTTTTCGCAGTATTGGCTAGAAAATCAATTTATAAAATCTGTATTTTCAAATTTGGTACCTCAACGATCGTTTTCTCTGGGAAAATAAATAAGCGATCGCTACCAGAAAATTATTCCCCACTCAAAGGTTTTGCCCAAGCCTGCCGGGCAACGTCCCGGGCATCATGTTCGATGAGATCGCCATGAGAAACAATGATACGCTGAAAATCCCAGC
This window of the Geitlerinema sp. PCC 9228 genome carries:
- a CDS encoding superoxide dismutase, producing the protein MTYELPPLPYSYDALEPHMSARTLEFHHDKHHAKYVNQYNQLVQDAGMADRSIEEVIKATYNDSSKTGLFNNAAQAWNHTFFWNCMSPNSSGAPSGALADKIAEDFGSVDTFKQEFKQAGATQFGSGWAWLVLDNNGKLKVTKTPNAINPIALGETPLLTCDVWEHAYYLDYQNRKPDFIDTFLNNLVNWEFVAQQMESARQKASV